One region of Triticum aestivum cultivar Chinese Spring chromosome 6B, IWGSC CS RefSeq v2.1, whole genome shotgun sequence genomic DNA includes:
- the LOC123138287 gene encoding probable galacturonosyltransferase-like 9: protein MAAAAPAMRAGLAVLAAFLLLLAASGAGAEGALPRFAEAPEYRNGEGCPAAVAGAGVCDPGLVHIAMTLDAHYLRGSMAAIYSLLKHASCPESLFFHFLAADGPEPGVGELRSALAASFPSLRFEIYPFRADAVTGLISASVRAALEAPLNYARNYLADLLPKCVPRAIYLDSDVLAVDNVRRLWETRLPAAAVVAAPEYCHANFSRYFTDAFWSDPDLGERVFAGRRRAPCYFNTGVMVIDLRRWRSGNYRHRVEQWMELQKEKRIYELGSLPPFLLLFAGEVEAVDHRWNQHGLGGDNILGSCRPLHKGPVSLMHWSGKGKPWDRLDAGRPCPLDHTWKSYDLYIGDGDASQASAPSWASLSSSALPAAVFSW, encoded by the coding sequence ATGGCCGCGGCCGCGCCGGCGATGCGGGCCGGGCTGGCGGTCCTGGCGGCCTTCTTGTTGTTGTTGGCCGcatcgggggcgggggcggagggGGCGCTGCCGAGGTTCGCGGAGGCCCCCGAGTACCGGAACGGGGAGGGCTGcccggcggcggtggccggcgcgggGGTGTGCGACCCGGGGCTCGTCCACATCGCGATGACGCTCGACGCGCACTACCTCCGGGGCTCCATGGCCGCCATCTATTCGCTGCTCAAGCACGCCTCCTGCCCGGAGTCGCTCTTCTTCCATTTCCTCGCCGCGGACGGCCCCGAGCCCGGGGTGGGCGAGCTCCGgagcgcgctcgccgcctccttcccgTCGCTGCGGTTCGAGATCTACCCGTTCCGCGCCGACGCCGTCACGGGGCTCATCTCCGCCTCGGTGCGCGCCGCGCTCGAGGCGCCGCTCAACTACGCCAGGAACTACCTCGCCGACCTGCTCCCCAAGTGCGTGCCGCGGGCCATTTACCTCGACTCGGACGTGCTCGCCGTCGACAACGTGCGCCGCCTCTGGGAGACGCgcctgcccgccgccgccgtcgtcgccgcgcccgagTACTGCCACGCCAACTTCTCCCGCTACTTCACCGACGCCTTCTGGTCCGACCCGGACCTCGGCGAGCGCGTCTTCGcgggccgccgccgcgcgccctgctACTTCAACACCGGCGTCATGGTCATCGACCTCCGGCGCTGGCGCTCGGGGAACTACCGCCACCGTGTCGAGCAATGGATGGAGTTGCAGAAAGAGAAGCGAATCTACGAGCTGGGGTCCTTGCCCCCTTTCTTGCTCCTCTTCGCCGGCGAGGTGGAGGCTGTCGACCATCGGTGGAACCAGCACGGCTTGGGCGGCGACAACATTCTTGGTAGCTGCCGCCCTCTCCACAAGGGCCCTGTCAGCCTGATGCACTGGTCAGGCAAGGGCAAGCCATGGGATCGCCTCGACGCCGGCAGGCCTTGCCCGCTCGACCATACTTGGAAATCATACGACCTCTACATTGGCGACGGTGATGCATCGCAAGCATCGGCGCCGTCCTGGGCCTCATTGTCATCATCGGCGTTGCCCGCGGCGGTGTTTTCTTGGTAG